A genome region from Deltaproteobacteria bacterium includes the following:
- the cdaA gene encoding diadenylate cyclase CdaA produces MTDVLVSIARTLRWQDALDIAVLTVLFYAILTFIQGTRAAQILTGLAVLGGFYYLTRVIDLAATHWLIGALFSNLFLVVVILFQDDIRRAFARFGKTRGFFSRVLAVEQARALENISKAAASLAEAKIGALIVIEREIGLNDYVEVGTVIDAVVDEDLLYSIFLPYSPLHDGAVIVQSDRIKAAGCFLPLHVDPTVSRHLGTRHRAAMGITSETDALAVVVSEEEGRISLAFEGRITPDLDGATLLNHLTELLRRTA; encoded by the coding sequence ATGACCGACGTTCTTGTGTCCATCGCCCGCACGCTTCGCTGGCAGGACGCGCTGGACATCGCCGTACTGACGGTGCTGTTTTACGCGATCCTCACGTTCATCCAGGGAACACGTGCCGCACAGATTCTCACCGGGCTCGCCGTGCTCGGCGGTTTCTATTATCTCACCCGGGTCATTGATCTTGCAGCGACACACTGGCTGATCGGTGCGCTCTTCTCCAACCTTTTCCTGGTCGTGGTCATCCTGTTCCAGGACGACATCCGCCGCGCCTTTGCCAGGTTCGGAAAGACACGCGGGTTCTTCAGCCGGGTGCTGGCGGTCGAACAGGCACGGGCTCTTGAAAACATCTCCAAGGCCGCCGCGAGTCTTGCGGAGGCGAAGATCGGCGCGCTGATTGTCATTGAACGCGAGATAGGCCTGAACGACTACGTGGAAGTCGGCACGGTCATCGACGCCGTGGTCGATGAGGATCTTTTGTACAGCATTTTCCTGCCCTATTCGCCACTGCACGATGGTGCCGTGATCGTGCAGTCCGACCGGATCAAGGCGGCGGGCTGCTTTCTCCCCCTTCATGTGGACCCGACGGTGAGCCGCCATCTGGGCACTCGCCATCGCGCCGCGATGGGTATTACTTCCGAGACAGACGCGCTTGCCGTGGTGGTGTCCGAAGAAGAGGGGCGCATTTCGCTTGCCTTTGAAGGCCGGATTACGCCGGATCTTGACGGTGCGACGCTGCTCAACCACCTGACTGAACTGCTCCGGAGGACTGCATGA
- a CDS encoding ChaN family lipoprotein, whose translation MRLRLFRNNQALIAPRVADPSGQIDSYARRYRRSLHGIEPLPASLGEFLASAAAHPVTVIGDFHTLPRTTASAAAIAEALWRRGTPLVLALEIFSPRHDADIRAYLDGRKDLPALRAASRFDRTWGEALWDHYAQLLRWARERRVPVCGIDQPGGSLPGRDEAAAIAIGGQLRRQPGRKVFVLMGEHHTAPGHLPRNLRKWTGREPLVLHQSPEPLLWRLDRAGEAGEWYKLGNSRFVRPAAHPLVPQSTFAYHILGAEHSDRCENWERAFRYAAKRVGEMAHIDVRPMLDDIHIQPDTGKAFRIHPYGNESQAVECSETAELDDLAALAARVIVRFSGGRKLRPVKPAGDPALLVREDAAACLAGLWINPWRFGLATADAPNRARILALSIDRAMAFGTSRQILLRNLFLGSGYARETETALLRRLEETATA comes from the coding sequence ATGCGCTTGCGCCTTTTTCGCAACAATCAGGCCCTTATCGCACCCCGGGTAGCCGACCCGTCCGGGCAGATCGATTCCTACGCGCGCCGTTACCGGCGGTCGCTGCACGGAATCGAACCATTGCCCGCTTCGCTTGGCGAATTCCTGGCCAGTGCCGCCGCCCACCCAGTGACGGTAATTGGAGATTTTCATACCCTGCCCCGGACAACGGCCAGTGCCGCCGCGATCGCTGAGGCTCTCTGGCGACGGGGAACGCCGCTTGTGCTTGCACTGGAAATCTTTTCCCCCCGTCACGATGCAGATATCAGAGCCTATCTCGACGGCCGGAAAGACCTGCCGGCTCTCCGTGCGGCGAGCCGGTTCGACCGTACCTGGGGCGAAGCGCTGTGGGATCACTACGCTCAACTGCTCAGATGGGCGCGTGAGCGGCGGGTTCCTGTATGCGGCATTGACCAGCCCGGCGGATCGCTCCCCGGCCGTGACGAGGCCGCCGCCATCGCCATCGGCGGCCAGCTCCGGCGTCAGCCCGGACGGAAGGTGTTTGTCCTCATGGGCGAACACCACACGGCCCCGGGGCATTTGCCGCGGAACCTGCGCAAGTGGACCGGTCGGGAGCCCCTGGTCCTGCACCAGTCGCCAGAACCACTGCTCTGGCGGCTGGACCGCGCCGGCGAGGCGGGCGAGTGGTACAAGCTGGGTAACAGCCGTTTCGTGCGTCCGGCTGCACATCCGCTGGTCCCGCAATCGACCTTTGCTTATCACATACTCGGCGCTGAACACTCCGACCGGTGCGAGAACTGGGAACGGGCGTTCCGCTATGCCGCCAAGCGTGTGGGCGAGATGGCCCATATTGATGTGCGCCCGATGCTGGATGACATCCATATACAACCGGACACCGGCAAGGCATTCAGGATTCATCCATATGGAAACGAAAGCCAGGCGGTCGAATGCAGCGAAACCGCCGAACTGGATGATCTGGCCGCACTCGCCGCCCGGGTCATCGTACGGTTTTCCGGTGGCCGGAAGCTCCGGCCTGTAAAACCCGCGGGCGATCCGGCTCTCCTTGTCCGCGAGGACGCGGCAGCCTGCCTGGCAGGGTTGTGGATCAATCCGTGGCGGTTTGGCCTGGCTACTGCCGATGCCCCAAACCGGGCCCGTATCCTTGCGCTCTCGATTGACCGGGCAATGGCTTTCGGCACATCCCGCCAGATACTTCTCAGGAATCTCTTTCTTGGTTCAGGCTACGCCCGTGAAACCGAAACGGCCCTGCTCCGCCGTCTCGAAGAAACAGCGACTGCCTGA
- a CDS encoding lytic transglycosylase domain-containing protein yields MIHFSDRKKNDNYQRKAPGRLEVAPEPQKAAQQTGTTVRSRIAKNDIDHDQLNRWIAKYSNEFGVDPDLVRAVIHAESDYNHLAVSRAGAMGLMQLMPGTAGDVGVNDAFDPEHNVRGGTKYLAMMLDQFQNNVKLAVAAYNAGPHNVTKYRGIPPFEETRTYVKRVMMLHEAYRQQRLWASVLRPETEQSSLTSPASFDP; encoded by the coding sequence GTGATCCATTTCAGCGACCGCAAGAAGAACGACAATTACCAGCGCAAGGCCCCTGGCAGGCTGGAAGTGGCTCCTGAGCCCCAAAAGGCGGCCCAGCAGACCGGCACGACTGTCCGCTCGCGGATCGCCAAGAACGATATTGACCACGACCAGCTCAATCGCTGGATCGCCAAATACAGCAACGAGTTCGGGGTTGACCCGGATCTCGTTCGCGCCGTTATCCACGCCGAGAGCGACTACAACCATCTGGCTGTTTCCCGTGCCGGGGCAATGGGCCTGATGCAGCTCATGCCGGGCACGGCGGGCGATGTGGGCGTCAACGACGCTTTTGACCCCGAGCACAATGTCCGGGGCGGCACAAAATACCTGGCCATGATGCTCGACCAGTTCCAAAACAACGTGAAGCTGGCAGTCGCGGCATATAATGCGGGACCGCACAACGTCACCAAATACCGTGGCATTCCTCCTTTTGAGGAAACCCGGACTTATGTAAAGCGCGTGATGATGCTTCATGAGGCATATCGCCAGCAGCGGCTCTGGGCCTCGGTACTCCGGCCTGAAACCGAACAGTCTTCCCTTACCAGTCCCGCATCTTTTGATCCCTGA
- the ftsH gene encoding ATP-dependent zinc metalloprotease FtsH produces the protein MLWVLIGVLMLFVIVYFQRGRQQSDTIPYSQFMTEVQTGNIDSVEIKGPVITGRMKDGKAFDTYGPTSDFRVSELLAQHGVNTRYVEDGQSPLLQILIQGLPLLLLIAIMIFFMRQMSASGGKAMSFGKSKARMLSDNQNRLTFSDVAGCDEAKEELEEIIAFLKDPKKFTKLSGRIPKGVLLMGPPGTGKTLLAKAVAGEAGVPFFSISGSDFVEMFVGVGASRVRDLFAQGKKNAPCIIFIDEIDAVGRYRGAGFGGGNDEREQTLNMLLVEMDGFESNEGVIIIAATNRPDVLDPALLRAGRFDRRVVVSRPDVKGREEILRVHTKKVPIGKDVDLSVIARGTPGYVGADLENLVNEAALLAARRNKDAVYMEDLEEAKDKVLMGRERKSALISEKDKRVTAYHEAGHALVALRIEGSDPVHKVTIIPRGMALGLTMQLPEEDRLNYNKEHLEGDLAILMGGRLAEQIVLKNITTGASNDLERATALARKMVCEWGMSDRLGPVTYGHSDDPPFMGLEMQRRQNYSEATAIEIDNEVRGIIQRAYDRAKTILEENIDVLHRMANYLIERETLDMKEVKAIAAGEELPPMVRAGSKPEQKAGTAAPAEPEAPAVPGIAVPDPVAT, from the coding sequence ATGCTGTGGGTGCTAATCGGCGTCCTCATGCTGTTTGTCATCGTGTATTTTCAGAGGGGGCGCCAGCAGTCAGATACGATCCCGTACAGCCAGTTCATGACCGAGGTGCAGACCGGCAATATCGATTCGGTCGAGATCAAAGGCCCGGTGATCACGGGCCGGATGAAGGACGGCAAGGCATTTGACACCTACGGGCCTACGTCGGACTTTCGTGTGTCGGAACTGCTCGCCCAGCATGGCGTCAACACGCGGTATGTGGAGGATGGCCAGTCGCCGCTCCTGCAGATACTGATACAAGGGCTTCCGCTGCTCCTGCTGATCGCCATCATGATATTTTTCATGCGCCAGATGTCAGCCAGTGGCGGCAAGGCGATGAGTTTCGGCAAGTCCAAGGCCCGGATGCTCTCGGACAACCAGAACCGGCTCACCTTCTCCGACGTGGCGGGCTGCGATGAAGCCAAGGAAGAGCTTGAGGAAATCATAGCGTTCCTCAAGGATCCCAAGAAGTTCACCAAGCTGTCTGGCCGTATTCCCAAGGGCGTCCTGCTCATGGGGCCCCCCGGCACCGGCAAGACGCTGCTCGCCAAGGCGGTGGCAGGCGAGGCCGGTGTGCCGTTTTTCTCCATCTCGGGTTCCGACTTTGTGGAGATGTTCGTTGGCGTCGGCGCTTCCCGGGTACGCGACCTCTTCGCCCAGGGAAAGAAGAACGCCCCGTGCATCATCTTCATTGATGAAATCGATGCGGTGGGCCGGTATCGCGGTGCTGGCTTTGGCGGAGGCAATGACGAGCGCGAGCAGACGCTGAACATGCTGCTGGTCGAAATGGACGGCTTCGAGTCGAACGAGGGGGTCATCATCATCGCCGCCACCAACCGGCCGGACGTTCTGGACCCGGCGTTGCTCAGGGCCGGACGGTTCGACCGACGTGTGGTGGTTTCGCGGCCGGACGTGAAGGGCCGCGAGGAGATACTCCGGGTCCACACGAAGAAAGTTCCGATTGGCAAGGACGTCGATCTCTCGGTGATCGCCCGCGGAACGCCTGGCTATGTCGGGGCGGACCTCGAGAATCTCGTGAACGAGGCGGCCCTGCTGGCTGCACGGCGCAACAAGGATGCCGTGTATATGGAAGACCTCGAGGAGGCCAAGGACAAGGTCCTGATGGGCCGCGAGCGCAAGAGCGCGCTTATTAGTGAAAAGGACAAGCGTGTCACCGCCTATCACGAGGCCGGACATGCCCTGGTCGCCCTCCGGATCGAAGGCTCTGATCCTGTTCACAAGGTGACCATCATTCCCCGCGGAATGGCGCTGGGGCTGACGATGCAGCTTCCCGAGGAAGACCGTCTCAACTACAACAAGGAACATCTGGAAGGCGATCTGGCCATCCTGATGGGCGGCCGCCTGGCCGAGCAGATCGTGCTCAAGAACATCACGACCGGGGCCAGCAATGATCTGGAAAGGGCCACAGCGCTAGCCCGCAAGATGGTCTGCGAGTGGGGCATGTCCGACCGGCTGGGGCCGGTCACCTACGGGCACTCCGACGATCCGCCCTTCATGGGACTGGAGATGCAGAGGCGCCAGAACTACTCCGAGGCGACCGCAATCGAGATCGACAATGAGGTGCGTGGCATCATCCAGCGGGCCTATGACCGTGCCAAGACCATCCTCGAGGAAAATATCGACGTCCTGCACCGCATGGCGAACTATCTGATCGAACGCGAAACCCTTGACATGAAAGAGGTCAAGGCAATCGCCGCCGGCGAGGAACTGCCTCCGATGGTCCGGGCCGGGTCGAAGCCGGAGCAAAAGGCCGGCACTGCCGCACCAGCCGAACCGGAAGCCCCTGCGGTTCCCGGAATCGCTGTTCCTGACCCAGTCGCAACGTGA
- a CDS encoding tetratricopeptide repeat protein codes for MALEPATDTGETKERSEHTSVSGGFYHCLFKGQELLEKGEVREAREAFADAIALKPDHPEALAGLALASFKLDDFQPSANAYSRLIEVTPGQATLHVNLGIVELKLGQLDSAEANFERAIELGGDTAKVQNYLGLIYSRRGEYARALDAFRQSGSARMAKQMEEMLEKHRHPGQNASDVEVMVNNELKAAGVDSTPPVKSVPASAETAPEAPDTAEDADAERRRNILKLGQRGGNGSPTTATMQSGTPVPAATYSRGENPRTQIPATGNSAFILTGPGLLTARLETRICAKLSGLAIVRGGISASEPLYKKFKGRKTNVLFGEASRPVHRLEGTGEAVWSSGREQFHRIVLDGDKIFLNERVLFAFTTSLGWENGRITTGDLEGVHLVNFTGRGEIVLRIEGPMTVVDIVGEQSLEVRADRLLGWKGRIAPRMQVVGEDGIFPSGTQLLQMQGEGSLFVGSA; via the coding sequence ATGGCATTGGAACCGGCCACCGACACCGGCGAAACAAAGGAACGAAGCGAACACACCTCCGTGAGCGGCGGGTTTTACCACTGTCTTTTCAAGGGTCAGGAGCTGCTTGAAAAGGGCGAGGTTCGTGAGGCCCGCGAGGCCTTTGCCGATGCCATTGCCCTCAAGCCTGATCATCCGGAGGCCCTTGCGGGGCTCGCACTGGCGAGTTTCAAGCTGGATGATTTCCAGCCTTCGGCAAACGCCTACTCCCGGCTGATCGAAGTGACACCAGGGCAGGCCACGCTGCATGTGAACCTGGGGATTGTCGAACTCAAGCTCGGCCAGCTTGACAGCGCCGAGGCCAATTTCGAGAGGGCCATCGAACTGGGCGGCGACACGGCCAAGGTCCAGAACTATCTCGGTCTCATCTATTCCAGGCGGGGTGAATATGCCCGTGCGCTGGATGCCTTCCGGCAGTCGGGATCGGCCCGGATGGCCAAGCAGATGGAGGAGATGCTCGAAAAACACCGTCACCCCGGACAAAATGCTTCCGATGTGGAGGTGATGGTCAATAACGAACTGAAGGCCGCCGGGGTAGACAGCACCCCGCCAGTAAAATCCGTACCCGCCTCGGCAGAGACTGCTCCCGAGGCTCCAGATACTGCGGAAGACGCTGACGCCGAGCGCCGCCGGAATATCCTCAAGCTTGGGCAACGCGGTGGTAACGGTTCACCCACGACTGCCACCATGCAATCAGGCACGCCGGTTCCGGCAGCAACCTACTCCCGGGGCGAAAACCCCCGAACGCAAATTCCCGCCACCGGCAACAGTGCCTTTATTCTCACCGGACCTGGCCTGCTCACAGCCCGGCTCGAAACCAGGATTTGCGCCAAGCTGAGCGGACTCGCCATTGTCAGGGGCGGCATTTCTGCTTCCGAGCCGCTTTACAAGAAGTTCAAGGGCCGCAAGACGAACGTCCTGTTCGGCGAGGCTTCACGTCCTGTACACCGCCTGGAAGGCACTGGCGAAGCCGTCTGGAGTTCCGGCCGGGAGCAGTTCCACCGGATTGTGCTGGATGGCGACAAGATTTTTCTTAACGAGCGGGTGCTTTTTGCCTTCACCACCTCGCTTGGATGGGAAAATGGCCGAATCACGACAGGCGATCTGGAGGGTGTCCACCTGGTCAACTTCACTGGCCGGGGCGAAATCGTGCTCCGGATCGAAGGTCCCATGACCGTTGTGGATATTGTGGGCGAGCAGTCCCTGGAAGTCCGGGCCGACCGGCTTCTTGGCTGGAAAGGCCGGATTGCCCCGCGCATGCAGGTGGTGGGAGAGGACGGAATCTTCCCCTCCGGGACGCAACTGCTCCAGATGCAGGGTGAGGGCAGTCTTTTTGTTGGCTCAGCCTGA
- a CDS encoding ParA family protein, with translation MAGPTSRFARTLRRLIIQPERSPVRETARFRGQIAAFTAQKGGVGKTTTAVQLAASLCRYHEKRVLLIDMDPQGHVASSMKRQVGDGTGAFSDFFLNRGTTADLLRLRRPTSVQGLDVIPADRKLGDVENAIAGKFGKEFLLKNAVRAIPDPYDYILIDCPPHLGTLTVNALTAAHGLVVPTDLSILSMEGVHDLLDTVGHICEHLNPELEIWGVLLTKVDKRNKSLNETLRKNLESAFAELLFDAEISTNTAIQKAQMQGKVIFDYDAGSTSAHNYRALAAEFLARATEGEKN, from the coding sequence ATGGCTGGCCCGACCTCACGCTTCGCCCGAACACTCCGCCGCCTTATCATTCAACCCGAACGCTCGCCGGTCCGCGAAACTGCCCGTTTCCGGGGCCAGATAGCCGCGTTTACCGCCCAGAAAGGCGGCGTCGGCAAAACAACCACGGCGGTCCAGCTGGCAGCATCACTCTGCCGGTACCATGAAAAGCGGGTGCTGCTTATCGATATGGACCCACAGGGGCATGTGGCATCATCCATGAAACGCCAGGTGGGGGATGGCACGGGCGCATTTTCGGACTTCTTCCTGAACCGGGGGACGACGGCGGATTTACTCAGGCTCCGCCGCCCGACCAGTGTCCAAGGGCTTGACGTGATTCCTGCTGACAGGAAGCTGGGCGACGTGGAAAATGCCATCGCCGGAAAGTTCGGCAAGGAATTTCTCCTGAAAAACGCCGTGCGGGCCATTCCCGACCCGTATGACTACATCCTGATTGATTGCCCGCCACACCTGGGAACCCTGACCGTCAATGCGCTCACCGCCGCACACGGGCTCGTCGTGCCAACGGATCTTTCCATCCTCTCGATGGAGGGAGTGCACGACTTGCTGGATACGGTGGGACATATCTGCGAGCACCTGAATCCGGAACTCGAAATCTGGGGCGTCCTGCTGACCAAGGTAGACAAACGCAACAAGTCGCTGAACGAGACCCTGCGGAAAAATCTCGAATCGGCCTTCGCCGAACTGCTCTTTGATGCGGAAATTTCCACAAATACCGCGATCCAGAAGGCCCAGATGCAGGGGAAAGTCATCTTTGACTACGACGCCGGCTCCACCAGTGCCCACAACTACCGGGCCCTGGCGGCGGAGTTCCTGGCCCGTGCGACGGAGGGGGAGAAGAACTAA
- a CDS encoding diguanylate cyclase — protein MLGFGYRRDIVSAQDSQLRDTVRRFLRFVGHPPKWNGVDKCLAAGMVITPLMVMSYLLHLYFVSNPGLAPYYNQDFMPAYLRMHEVTIGGWIAIGIAGLVIRRRSRDNKIYTYAASQFACISSAIFLYAPGYFTTLYLLGVLGGGMMLLLFFDQNQALWGIATLAVIYVVISAGIFAGVIPAAPLVAYVPIDGDGRLSPVYTAVNATSGFALMTLMLGAMAATIFQWREREAKIESMSKTDPLTGLANRRHFFNTLQNEVARSLRTGRPLSFVICDTDKFKAINDTYGHQAGDEVLKTIADVMRANLRMGLDTVGRIGGDEFAIVMTDTNLDGARTLANRIAEAVRRQLFGRNGVHYSTSLSIGVVGRHDEPVDVNMLVEVADTLLYQAKREGRDRVAAGALAEFSNRAEA, from the coding sequence GTGCTTGGGTTCGGTTACCGGAGGGATATCGTGTCGGCGCAGGACAGTCAGTTGCGAGATACCGTCAGGCGGTTCCTCAGGTTTGTCGGCCATCCACCGAAATGGAATGGCGTTGACAAATGCCTGGCGGCGGGGATGGTCATCACTCCGTTGATGGTGATGAGCTACCTGCTGCATCTCTACTTTGTCAGTAACCCCGGCCTGGCGCCCTATTACAACCAGGATTTCATGCCGGCTTACCTGCGGATGCATGAAGTGACGATCGGCGGCTGGATTGCCATTGGCATCGCCGGTCTCGTTATCCGCAGACGGTCCAGGGACAACAAGATCTATACCTACGCAGCCAGCCAGTTCGCCTGCATCAGCAGCGCGATCTTTCTGTACGCGCCCGGTTACTTCACGACATTGTATCTGCTGGGAGTCCTGGGGGGCGGGATGATGCTGCTTCTGTTCTTCGACCAGAACCAGGCGCTCTGGGGGATTGCGACGCTTGCAGTCATTTATGTCGTGATCAGTGCCGGGATATTTGCCGGGGTCATTCCGGCGGCGCCACTGGTGGCGTACGTTCCGATCGACGGAGATGGCCGACTGTCGCCGGTCTACACGGCAGTAAACGCCACCTCGGGTTTTGCCCTGATGACGCTGATGCTTGGGGCCATGGCTGCGACGATTTTCCAGTGGCGGGAGCGTGAGGCGAAGATCGAGAGCATGTCGAAAACCGATCCGCTCACCGGCCTCGCCAACCGGCGGCATTTCTTCAATACGCTCCAGAACGAGGTCGCGAGGTCACTCCGCACCGGCCGTCCGCTTTCGTTCGTCATCTGCGACACGGACAAGTTCAAGGCGATCAATGACACATATGGCCATCAGGCGGGCGACGAGGTGCTGAAAACGATAGCCGATGTTATGCGGGCCAATCTCAGGATGGGGCTTGATACGGTGGGCAGGATCGGTGGAGACGAGTTTGCCATCGTCATGACGGATACGAACCTCGATGGTGCCCGGACACTGGCCAACCGGATCGCCGAAGCGGTCCGGCGCCAGCTGTTTGGCCGGAATGGGGTCCACTACTCGACTTCACTCAGTATCGGCGTGGTGGGCCGTCACGATGAACCGGTGGACGTGAACATGCTGGTCGAAGTTGCCGACACGCTGCTCTACCAGGCAAAGCGTGAAGGACGGGACCGGGTTGCGGCGGGGGCGTTGGCCGAATTCAGCAACCGCGCCGAAGCCTGA
- the folP gene encoding dihydropteroate synthase produces MGIVNVTPDSFHDGGCHISPAKAAAHALRLAAEGAAILDIGGESTRPGSRPVTTREELRRVIPVIEKIRQKDSRTAVSIDTMKAEVARRALEAGADIVNDVSALEGDTGMAAICAAAGCPVVLMHRRGTSQEMYKLARYRNVSREVASELAKRVRYAVKDGIRRDRILVDPGIGFAKKAPDSWKLLLNLSPLSKLGLPILCGWSRKSFLRELAGDLPDARLAATLALIGPVMGQGVSVLRVHDVAATRAVLNVLQAVENP; encoded by the coding sequence ATGGGGATCGTGAATGTGACACCCGATTCGTTTCATGATGGTGGGTGCCACATATCACCGGCAAAGGCGGCAGCCCACGCGCTTCGGCTTGCGGCTGAAGGTGCGGCCATTCTGGATATCGGCGGGGAGTCGACCCGGCCGGGTTCGCGGCCGGTCACGACGAGGGAGGAACTCCGCCGCGTGATTCCGGTGATCGAGAAGATCCGGCAGAAGGACTCCCGCACAGCCGTTTCCATAGACACCATGAAGGCCGAAGTCGCCCGTAGAGCGCTGGAGGCCGGTGCGGATATCGTGAACGACGTGAGCGCCCTGGAAGGCGACACGGGAATGGCGGCCATCTGCGCTGCCGCCGGGTGTCCGGTAGTCCTGATGCACCGCCGGGGCACGAGTCAGGAGATGTACAAACTGGCCCGGTACCGGAACGTAAGCCGGGAGGTGGCCTCGGAACTGGCGAAAAGAGTCCGTTACGCCGTTAAGGACGGTATCCGCCGGGACCGGATCCTCGTCGATCCCGGTATCGGGTTCGCGAAGAAAGCACCAGACTCATGGAAGCTCTTATTGAACCTCTCGCCGCTGTCGAAGCTCGGCCTGCCCATCCTTTGCGGCTGGTCGCGGAAAAGCTTCCTGCGGGAATTGGCAGGTGACCTGCCCGATGCACGGCTCGCCGCGACACTGGCCCTCATCGGACCTGTCATGGGGCAGGGGGTATCGGTGCTACGCGTGCATGATGTCGCTGCGACCCGGGCGGTGCTGAATGTGCTCCAAGCCGTTGAAAACCCTTGA
- the pgsA gene encoding CDP-diacylglycerol--glycerol-3-phosphate 3-phosphatidyltransferase, which yields MASKNLNLPNTLTVLRLALVPVVVALLNPLSLAPPTTGEALAATVLFMAAFATDWLDGYIARKYNLITPLGEFLDPLADKIIILCPLVALIPHGWAPAWVVSLLMFREIAVTGLRAIAAERGMRINSTTSGRSKTVYQFAAVSFLLLHYRLSELWGDESPLPVPDVNFHAIGLVFLYIATVFTFYSGVRYFVAFIQADRQAK from the coding sequence ATGGCGTCCAAAAACCTGAACCTTCCCAATACCCTGACCGTCCTGCGGCTTGCACTGGTTCCAGTCGTCGTCGCACTCCTTAATCCGCTGTCGCTCGCGCCACCTACGACGGGAGAAGCCCTTGCAGCAACCGTCCTGTTCATGGCTGCCTTCGCGACCGACTGGCTCGATGGTTATATCGCCCGCAAATACAATCTGATTACACCGCTGGGGGAATTTCTGGACCCACTGGCGGATAAAATCATCATTCTCTGTCCACTGGTTGCACTCATCCCCCACGGGTGGGCCCCAGCCTGGGTTGTGTCGCTGCTCATGTTCCGGGAAATTGCCGTGACAGGCTTGCGGGCTATCGCTGCCGAGCGAGGCATGCGGATCAACTCAACCACGAGTGGGCGGTCAAAAACCGTTTACCAGTTTGCCGCCGTCAGTTTCCTGCTGCTGCACTACAGGCTTAGCGAACTGTGGGGTGATGAGTCCCCCCTGCCCGTTCCAGACGTGAATTTCCACGCCATCGGCCTGGTATTCCTGTATATCGCCACGGTGTTCACATTCTACAGCGGTGTCCGGTATTTTGTTGCCTTCATCCAGGCTGACCGGCAAGCGAAGTGA